GGGTGGCAAATTCAGGGTGGTGGGCAAGGAAGGACATGAGGTCGCTGAGTCCGGCCACGGCGATGACCGGGATGCCATAGTCGCGCTGGACTTCCTGGACAGCCGAGAGATCTCCCTGGCCGCGTTCCTGACGATCGAGGGCGATCAGCACGCCAGCCGGGGTGGCGCCCGCGGCGCGGATTAGTTCGACCGATTCGCGCACCGAGGTCCCGGCCGAAATGACGTCATCAACGATCAGCACACGGCCATTCAGCGGGGCACCGACGATGCTGCCGCCTTCGCCGTGATCCTTGGCTTCCTTGCGGTTGTAGGCAAAGGGGAAGTTGCGGCCGCGTTGGGCCAGTGCCATGGTGATCGTGGCGACCAGCGGAATGCCCTTGTAGGCAGGGCCAAACAGCATGTCGAACTGGATGCCGCCGGCTTCGGCTGCTTTGGCGTAGAATTCGGCCAGACGGCCAAGCGAGTTGCCATCGTTGAACAGACCGGCATTGAAAAAGTAAGGCGAGAGCCTTCCGGCCTTGGTCTTGAACTCGCCAAAGCGCAGTACCTGACAGTTCAGCGCAAATTCGATGAAATCCTGACGAAAATCCATATTTTTCCATTCACTTCGGCCGGGAAAACCGGGCCGATCAATGCTCAATGTTACGCATCATCTCCCTGAATCTCAATGGTATCCGCTCTGCCTGGAGCAAAAATGTGCTGCCCTGGGTCATTTCGCAGCAGCCCGACATCATCTGTCTGCAGGAACTGAAAGCCCAGTTGCCCGATTTGACGCCGGAAATGATGGCGCCCGATGGCATGCGGGCGTTCTATCACTGCGCCGAAAAGAAGGGATATAGCGGCGTTGGTATCTGGAGTCGTCAGGCCCCCGACCGGGTCATAGAAGGCTTTGACGGTGGCGAGTTTGATGCCGAGGGTCGTTATATCCGGGCGGATTTTGGAAATCTGTCGGTGATTTCGCTCTATTTGCCATCGGGCTCGTCGTCGCCCGAGCGCCAGGAAGCCAAATTCCGCTTCCTGGATGTGTTCTATCCTCAGATGCTGGCCTTGCGCGCCGAGGGCCGGGAAATTGTCCTATGTGGTGACTGGAATATCGCGCATCAGGCCATCGACCTTAAAAACTGGAAATCGAACCAGAAAAACTCGGGTTTCCTGCCTGAGGAGCGCGCCTGGTTGGGCCGTCTCTTTGATGAGCAGGGCTGGGTCGACGTCTATCGGCGACTGTATCCGGATGCCGGCGAAGCCTGTTATACGTGGTGGAGCAATCGCGGCCAGGCCTGGGCCAAGAATGTCGGGTGGCGAATCGACTACCAGATTGCCACCCCGGGCATTGCCGCAACGGCCGTGAACGCTGAAGTCTACAAGGCCGAGCGATTTTCCGACCATGCGCCTCTAATCATTGACTACGACTACAAATAAGCATCCAAAGTGAATTGATTTCGCCGCCCACTAGGGATAATCTGTAATTCTGCTTAACTCACCAACGAGGTTCAAAATGTCTGAAGAAATGACTGCTGCCAACAAGCAAAAGTTGGTTACCGATCTGAAGGTCGTGATCTCCGATACCGAAGAGTTGCTGCGTGCCACGGCAGGTGCTGCGGGTGAAAAAGTGAGTGAGTTGCGCGAGCGTTTGGGTGTTCGTCTGCGCGATACCAAGGAGCGCGTTATTGATCTCGAGGCCGCCCTCGTTGACAAGACCAAGGCCGCTGCCCGCGCCACCGATGATTTTGTGCACGAAGAGCCGTGGAAGGCCGTTGGCGTTGCTGCCGCACTGGGTCTTGCGCTGGGTGTACTGATCGGCCGTCGTTAAACTAATGGCCGATCAGGCAGGCGGTGAAGCAGGTCGCGCCGGCCTCTTCGCCGCGTTGAAAAACACCCTCGCGACGCTGATCGCGATTGGCAAGACGCGCGCCGAACTTCTCGTCACCGAGCTTGAGGAAGAGAAACTCCGCCTCATTTCCTTGTGGTCGAAGGCGATCGGCGCTGCGTTTACCTTGGCCGTCGGTGTTTTGCTCGGTGTTTTTGCCCTGATCCTGGCATTCTGGGAGCAGCGGGTTGTTGTTTGCTCCATCCTGGCGCTGCTTTTTATCACGGCAGGGCTGGTGTTGATTGCCTCACTGAAGAGACAGGCAGCCCAACCCAGTAAATTGTTCCGGGCGAGCCTGTCGGAACTTGAGACCGACATGGCGCAACTGCACCGCCATGCCAACAAGCCGGAATGAACCCAAAACTACTTGAGCTGGCGACGCGGCACGGAGCCCTCAAGGCGCGCATCGACGAACAGCGTCGTCTTCTCGGGCAGCATTCGGTGCCGCTCGAAGGGGCATTGGCGCGCGGCGATCAGGTCCTCAAAGGGGTGGACTGGCTGAAACATCATCCGGCAGCTGTCGCGATTGCCATCGCCGTGGCCGCCGTCGCCCGTCCCCGAAGGGCCGTGCGGTGGGCAAGGCGAGGGTTCTTTCTGTGGCGCGGCTGGCAAGCAATCCGTAAGTCCTTGATCGGTGCGCAGTGACTGTCGCTGAGGCGGGTGGGGAAGAGCGCGCGCTGCCTGGTTGGTGGCAACAGATGCTTACCTCGCAGCGCCGGCAAGTGCGTCGCGTGCTGGCCGAGTTGGTTGCGACGCGCGGCATCATGCCCCTTTTGATGCGGGTGCGTAATGGCGGCCACTGGACGCCGGAGGAAAAGGTCGAGCTGATCCGGCATTTGCGCCGGATGGTTCGCATTTCACCCTTTCTGATTGCCCTGCTCCTGCCCGGTTCGATCTTTTTGCTGCCGCTCTATGCCTGGTGGCTGGATCGGCGTCGCGTCAGCCGGGATGACTGAGTGTGGTCCCGGTGTCGTTCCACGGTGCCACTTTGAGCAATAGCACCATACCCGGCACGGCGAGTGCAGCGCATAACCAGTAGAAACTTCCCCAGCCTAGTGTTTCAACCAGCCAGCCAGCCGACGCGTTGATGAAGGTGCGCGGTACGGCAGCCAGGCTGGTGAATAGGGCCATCTGGGTTGCCGTATAGGCCGGGTGCGTTGACCGGGCAATGAAGGCGACGAAGGCGGCTGTTCCAAGGCCGACGCCCAGTGCTTCAAGACTGATGACAAAGGCCAGCGAGATGCGCTCAGCTGCCCCGATGCTGTCGTAGTGTCCTTGTGCGGCGAGCCAGGCGAAGCCGAAGATCGACACCAACTGGACGACGCCAAACAGCCACAGTGCCCGGTTGATACCGAGGCGAATCATCCACAGTCCGCCGAGCAGGGCGCCGATGACGGCGGGCCACAGGCCGGCATGTTTGGCGATCAAGCCGATATCTGTCTTGGTGAAGCCCATGTCGAGGTAAAACGGTGTGGCCAGTGCCGTGCACAGGCTATCGCCGAGCTTGTAGAGGAAAATGAAACCGAGGACCATGGCCGCGCCGCGCCAGCCTTGCCGGCCGATAAATTCGTGGAAGGGTTCGGTGACCGCCTGGCGCAGGGTTTTCGGCGCCCCTCGGACAAGCGGTTCGCTGACCAGCCAGGCCATGACCATGCCGGGAATCATGAAGGCACCGGTAATCCAGAAGACCTCGTTCCACGGTAGCCGATCGGCCAGGATCAGCGACAGTGAACCGGGAATCAGGCCGGCAATGCGGTAGGCGTTGACGTGAACGGCATTGCCCAGCCCCAGTTCGTTGTCGTCGAGAATCTCCCGGCGGAAAGCGTCGACGGCGATGTCCTGCGTACCGGACAGGAAGGCGAGCAGGGCGGCCAGCCATAGGATGGGCCAGATGCTCTCTTTGGGATCAAGGCCGCCGAGCGAGCCGATGACGAAGAGTAGACCGAGTTGAGTGAGCAACATCCATCCCCGGCGGCGGCCAAAACCCGGCACGCTGAAGCGGTCAAGGAGCGGGGACCAGAGGAATTTCCAGGTGTAGGGAAACTGGATCAGGGCAAAAAAGCCAATGGTCTTGAGATCGACGCCCGAACTGCGCAGCCAGGCCGGCAGCAGGTTGAGCAGGAGATAAAGGGGGAGACCCGAACTGAAGCCGGTAAAGATGCAGATCAGCATCTTCCGGCTGAGCAAGGCGGCAAGCCAGCCCGGCATCAGCGTTGCTGCGTCAGGCGATAGACCGCCAGGCTGCCGAGGAAGTTGACCTCGTCGGTGACCGGATTGCCTGTCTCGTCGAGGACGCTGCGCTCGCGGATGATCAGGCCCATCTTGGCGCACAGGGCTTCGAAGTCGAGCAGCGTGAAGAAGCGGACGTTGGGCGAGTCGTACCACTGGTAAGGCAGGTCTTCCGATACCGGCATGCGGCCATCGAGGACCGAACGCAGGTTCTTCCAGTAGGCAAAGTTGGGAAAGGAGACGACCGCCTCGCGCCCGACGCGCAACATTTCGCGCAGGGTGCCTTCGGTGTGGCGGACGGTTTGCAAGGTGCGCGACAGCACGACGTGGTCAAACGCCTGATCGGCGAAGACATCAAGACCATTTTCCAGATTCCCCTGAACGATGTTGATGCCGTTCCTGATCGCTGCCAGCACGTTGGTATCATCGATTTCGACGCCAACACCGCTGACGCCACGGGTGTCAATCAGGTGCTTGAGCAGGGTGCCGTCACCGCAGCCCAGGTCAAGTACGCGGTCGCCCGGCGCCACCCAGCCGGCGATGACCTCGAAATCAGGACGTCCCAGGGTGTGCGTCATAGCTTGATGTTCCGCAGGTAGGCATCGACCACGCCGTGATAGTGGGCATCGTCCATGAGGAAGGAGTCGTGGCCGAAGTTGAGGTCGATTTCGGCATAGGAAACGTTGCGCCCGCTGGCCAGCAGGGCAGCGACGATTTCCTTAGAGCGGGCCGGGGTGAAGCGCCAATCGGTGGTGAATGAGGCGATCAGGAAGTTGGCCTTGCTGCGCGCCATGGTCGCCTTCAGGTCGCCATGGTCCTCGCGCGACGGGTCGAAGTAATCGAGCGCCTTGGTCATCAACAGGTAGGTGTTGGCGTCAAAATAGCCGGCGAACTTGTCACCCTGATAGCGCAGGTAGGATTCAACCTCGAATTCGACGTCGAAACCGAAGGAAAAGGCGCTGTTGCGCAGTTCGCGGCCGAATTTTTCGCCCATCTGGTCATCCGACAGATAGGTAATGTGGCCGAGCATGCGCGCCAGGCGCAGGCCACGCACCGGCCGGGTGTTGTGCTCGTAATAATTGCCGCCGTGGAAATCCGGGTCGGTCAGGATGGCCTGCCGGGCAACGTCATTGAAAGCAATGTTCTGGGCCGACAGTTTGGGGGCGGCGGCGATCACAATGGCGTTGCGGACGCGCTCCGGGAAGGTAATGCTCCAGCGCAGCGCCTGCATGCCGCCGAGGCTGCCACCCATGACGGCGGCCCAGCTGTCGATGCCGAGTCGGTCGGCCAGCCTGGCCTGAGCATGTACCCAGTCGTTGACGGCGACCATGGGAAAACTGGCCCCCCAGGGCTTGCCGGTAGCTGGGTTAATCGACGATGGTCCGGTCGAGCCGTGGCAGCCGCCAAGATTATTAAGGCCGACGATGAAAAATTTGTCGGTGTCGAGCGGCCGGCCGGGGCCGACGATATTGTCCCACCAGCCGATGTTGTCGGGCTGGTCGGCGTAGTGGCCGGCGACGTGATGGTGGCCGGAAAGCGCATGGCAGACGAGGATGGCGTTTGACTTGGTCGCATTGAGCGTGCCGTACGTCTCATAAACCAGATCGTAGGCCGGCAGTACCCCGCCGCTGCGCAAATGCAGTGGTTCGTCGAAGTGGGCGCGCTGTGATTCAACGACGCCAACGGATTGTCCTGGCATGCTCATCCTGAAAAACAAAAACCCAGTTGGCCTGTAACGTGAACTCGTCGGGCGAACTGGGTGGTTCCCGTTTTAGCTGAATTTATTGGGCGCCCGCAATCAGAGCTCAAATCGGCGCTACTGGAGAATACCCAGCGTCTTCGGACAATACCGAGCAGGACGCTAAAAGTCAATGTAACGGTTTGCTGATGTAATGGGTGGTGGTCGCCCCGGGATTTGATAAAATCGTAACAAATAAAATTTATGGAAAGCGCTGGCCACAATGCAGGAGCAACGGCGGCACCAACGAATTCGTTTCGGCGTTTTGCCGAGGATTCGCATTGGCTTCGGGGGCGAAGTCGGTGAAGGGCTCATTGAAAACCTCTCGTTGTCGGGCTTGATGGTACGCACGGCGATGCCACTTGAGATTGCCCACAATATCGGCTGCGAATTCCGCATTTTCGGTTCCCCCCTGATTGACGTGCCGGCCGCCGTGGTCAGTCGTGTCGGCAACATGTTTGGCGTGCATTTTCAGACCGGGCCGATCAATCAGGTTCTGATCGATGATGCCATCAATTCTGCGCTGGCTTCCGGGCACGCCTCGATTCTTGTCGTTCACGAGCTGGCCGGCCGCAAAGTCATGCGGATAACTGGTGGTCTCAGTAATACCTTGCGCAATGATTTCATGCATGCACTGACCCGCGTCGGCGTTGACGAAATCGATCTCGACGGCGTTTCTCTGGTTGATCAGGGTGGCCTGGCCCTGTGTCTGGTGGCCGTCAGTCGGCATGGAGTCAAGCTCGGTAACCAGTCGCCCTGCTTTGCCGAAGCCTGGAAGCAGGCCCTGGCCGTTCCCGGGGCGCTTGAAAAGCTGGATGTGCCGAATAATGGATAGCAAAGCGACCAATCTGCCACCCATCTGCCGGTTTATCGTTCTGACCGCTGCCTGGCTCAGCGGCACGGCCTGGTCTGCCGATGAGGAGGCCTATTTCAGCGAATTGCCGATTGTTGCCTCGGTCAGCCGTCTGCCGCAGCGCCTGGCGGATGCGCCGACGTCGGTGACGGTGGTCGATCGCGAGATGATCAAGGCCTCCGGGGCGCGCGATCTCAATGATATTTTCCGTCTGGTGCCGGGTTTCCAGACCTATCCGAACAACACCGAATCGGCGCGGGCCACCTACCACGGCATGGGCGATGGCGATTACTCGTCGCGGGTTCAGGTTCTGATCGACGGTCGGTCGATGTATTCGCCGCTGTTTGGCGGCGGCGTCAATTGGGCCACCCTGCCGGTGGCGCTGGAAGATATCGAGCGGATCGAAGTGGTGCGCGGGACCAATGCCGTTTCCTACGGCAGCAACGCCTTCCTTGGCGTCATCAACATCATCACTGTGGACCCGGCACTGGCGCGTGGAACCTCTGTGTCCACCAGCTATGGCAATCAGAACGTGCGCGACTATGTCTTCAGGACCGGTGGGAAGATCGGGGATGTCGGGGATTTTCGCTTTACGTACAAGCAGCAGAATGATGATGGCCTGACTAACCGCTATGATTGGGTCGACTCCTATTTCTCCCGCTTGTTCGATTTTCGTGCTGACTTCGCGTTGAGTGACCGGGACAGTCTCCAGGTCAGCGCCGGGCAGGCCGACGGGGTAGTTCAGAATGGCCGCATGTTGCTCAGCCACGGCTTGTGGGTAAGTAACCCGGAAAATCCCCTGCGGGATATGCGGCAGTCGGACAGCTATGCCCAATTGCTCTGGCGTCGGGTATTTTCGCCTGATTCCGATCTGCAGTTTCGCTATTCCTACGTGGTTGATCGCTCCGACGACGCGTTCACAATTTCCAATTTGCGGATAAATCAGTCGGGTGACGAGGGGGTTCGACATGAGCTTGAGGTTCAGCACAGCCTGAAACTGGCGAATACGGCTCGGATCGCCTGGGGTGGCGGATGGCGTGATGATGCCATGCGCTCCGACTGGTCTTTGCCGGGGATGGGCGACGTTCATCGCAGTGTTGGGCGTCTCTTCGGTAATGTCGAGTGGAAGCCGGTGCAGTGGTTTACCGGCAATGCCGGTATGGCCGTCGAGAACGATTCGCTGGCCGGCATGCATCTCGCTCCGCGGTTAAGCAGCAGTTTTCACCTGAATGCGGAAAATACCCTCCGCCTTGGCTATTCGCGGGCTTATCACACTGGCAGCACCGTTGATTATCGCGGCCAACAAAAGGCCTTCGGCGTTTCATATTTCAATGCCCGTCCCGATTTGATGGCGGCCGAATCTCTTGAGACGTTTGAAGTCGGTTATCTGGGGGACTGGCGAGACTGGCGGGCTAGTCTCGATGTCCGCCTGTTCAGCGAGCGGATCCGCAATCGCCTGTACAAGATTGACATGGATGCGCGGACCAACCTGGCCGGCAATTTGATTGGCTTGTCGACTGTGCCGATTCAGGATGTCGACATTCAGGGGGTGGAATACCAGTTCAAATGGCAACCCTTCGATGTCACCCGGCTGATCTTTACTCAGACCCTGGCCAATGTCTCCAGCCAGTATCTGCCCTCGGCTTTGGTCTTGACCAATTCATCGCTGACCACCTCCAAAGCGGTGCAGATACAGGAGTTGACTGACCGCTCCATGCCGACCTGCTCGACCTCGGTCATGCTGATGCAGAAACTGCCGCTCGGCCTGGAGTTTTCAACCGCCGGGTATTGGCAGGAGTCGATGAAGTGGAGTACCAACACTACGGCGCTGCGCTATCACCGCATCGACATGCGCCTCGGTTACCCCTTCCGCACGGGTGGTTTGGCCGGAGAGCTGGCAGTGACCGTGCAAAGTCTCAATGGCGACCACAACGAATACAAATGGACCAACCCTGGTGATGCGACGCCGAACGGTCGCATCGTCGAGCGTCGTCAGTGGGTCAGCCTGCGTCTGGATTTTTGAGGGTTTCGTCGCGCCAGGCTAAGCGCATGACAGCGCCCTCCAGCCAGACGTCGAAGGGCTCGCTCGGGGCGATGGCTTTGCCTTCGGCGAAGTTGATCCCCAGGCTTTGCAGTTGTTCCAGGGTCTCCAGGTCATCAACGCCATCGGCGATGGTATTGATCTTCTGATCTGACGTGATTTCCTGAACGGCCCGCAGCAAGGCCGTCGATGCCCGATTGCCGCCCAGTTCCCGGGTCAGGCTGCGGCTAAGCTTGACGTAGCTGGGGCTGATTGTCCGCAAATGGCTGAATGACGACAGGCCACCGCCAAAATCGTCGAGACCGATCTGGCAGCCGAGTGTCCGCATCTGGCTGGCAAATTCCATGGCGTGGCTGGTCAGAAGGGTCAGGGTGTCTTCGGAAAAGACGAAGCACAGTCGGTTGCCCGACAGGTTTCGCCGGTTCAGGCTGTGGGTGATGAAGTCGATGGTTTGACGTTTGCCGATCGAAGCACGGGATAACGGTACCAGGCAATACAACTCCTTCTCCCGCTGCCGGGCACGGGATAGTGCGGCAATGGCGGTTTCGATGAGGTGTTGGTCAATGGCTGGTGCCAGGTCGTAACGTTCTGCTGCGTCGCTCAGGGCGGCCAGTGCGACGGTTGGCTGCCCTGGCTCGTTGAGGCGGGCAGTCAGTTCTACCAGATACTTGTCCGATCCCCGTTGCAGGGAGCGCAGCGGCAAGGCTTCGACCAGCAGCCGGTTTTCGGCCAGGGCATTGGCGATTCGGCTGGCCCAGTTGCTGCTGTCCTGGCGATGATCCGAACGCTGTGCGGCGTGCACCTCACAAACCCGGTTGCGGCCACTTTCCTTGGCGCGATGGCAGGCGGCATCGCCGGCTGCGAGGACTTCGTTGATGTGGCGAACCTTGCGGTTGACGGTGGTCAGGCCGACGCTGGCACCCAGGGCAAAGACCTTGTCCTGCCAGATAAAGCGATAATTGGTGGCGAGGTTGCAGATATCTTCGGCGACCTGACTGGCGCGACGGCCGCTGCAATTGGCCAGCAGGATGCTGAATTCATCACCGCCCAGACGGGCCAGCGTATCTTCTTCGCGCAGGCGCCCCTGGAAGAGCAAGGCTATCTGGCGGAGCAATTCATCCCCGGCGAGGTAGCCGCAGTTGTCGTTCACCTGTTTGAAGCGGTCGAGGTCAACAAAAAGCACGGTGAATTCTTCGCCGCCGGCATGGACGGCAGCCAGCGCCTTTTCCAGTCGATGTTCGAATTCGCGCCGGTTGAAGAGGCCAGTCAGGGCATCATGTCGCGCCTGGAAGGCGAGTTGTGCCGTGGCCTCCTCGATGCGCGACTGCATCGAGAAGTGGACTTCTTCAATATGCGCCGCCATTTCGTTGAAGCCGTTTTCGAGAACCCCGATTTCGCCACTGGAGGTGGCCGGAACGCGGGTGTTCAGGCGTCCCGAGGACATGCCATGAATCGCCTGTACGAGACGCATGACCGGCCGGGCAAGGTTATCGGCCATGGCAATGGCCAGTGCGGCGAGAATGAGGAGGCCGGACAACACGATCATCAGCCCGCGCAGCATCAGCTGGCGCTGCTTGTTGGCCACTTCGGTCTTGTCGAATTCGACAAAAACATGGCCGATGGTTTCGGCGGGAAGCGCCTTGCTGTCAGTCAGCGGTTCGAACAGCACGTCTGATTCGCCGACCGAGCGTCTGACCGGGGCGCCAAAGGCCACCCAGTGTTCGGTTTCGCCAACCTGAAGCGGTTCGTTCAGGCTGCGCCGGAGGTCTTCGGCGGCGAGCGAGACGTGACCGCTGACGGCGATGGTGCGGCCTTTCTGGTTAACGATGACGGCGGCTTTTACCCCGGTTTCCTGGACCGTTGCCTGGGCCAGTCCGTGCAGGTTATCGAACTGCCCGGCGATGATGCCGTATTCGCTGATCGGTGCGAGGTAGCGGACGGTTGCCAGCCCCTTGGTGCGCAACTCGCCTTCCAGCGTACGGATGCCGCTGTAGGTGAAATAGGCGACCAGGGCGATGGCGATCAGGGTGCTTGGCAGCAGCGTCAGCAGCAGCAGGCGATGGCGCAGGGTCAGGCGGTTCATCGTGCTTCCCTGTCATTCATCATGGCCCGCCGCAGGCTCGCCTCGTCGGGGATTTTCAGGCCCAGTGACTGGGCGACATTGCTGTTGATGGCGATGGCAAACTGGCTTGGTCCGGTCGGAGCGGACAGGTTGGTGCCGTGCGCCATGATCAAGTCAACTGTCTGGCGTGCGATCTGGGCCGGCGTGCTGTACAGCGCGGCGAGTGCGCCGGCATTGACGAAGGCGGGGGAGTAGCCGATGACCGGGCGTTGGTAACGGAAGGTGGTGATCAGAATCGGCTTGATGTTGTTGCGCTGGTAAATTGAAATGTCGGGCAGAGCGATCAGTGCATTGACTCGACCGAGCAAGGCATTCAGTGCAGGCAGGAGGGCGCTATCGCTATCGCTGTCCTCGCTGTCCAGAACCAGGCCGGCGCTGGCGAAAGCCTGACGGTAGTGGGCCATCAGTGATTTGGTTTCCTGGCTGACCAGCATCCCTACCCGCTTCTGGCCGGGCAGCAGATGATTGACGAAAGCTGCCTGACGAGCGGCGGGCTGATCGAGGTAAATGGCTGTGGTACGTCCCGGCCGGCGGAATTCCGAGACGATCTTTTCGTAGCTTTGCCGGGGTAACAGGGTGGCGATGATCGGTGGGTTGTCGGCTTGCCCAAGCACTCTGCGCAAGGCTTCACTACCGACGGTGACGATCAGGTCGGCCTGAGTCGCGGAGGGCGACAGGGTGTCTGCCTGAAGCTTGGCGGTGACGGTCCAGGAGGTGCCGATCAGCGCCTCTTCGAAGGCAGCCGAATAATCGGCATAGCTTCCCCCGCGATCACTCAGGACGATCGCCAGACTACCGGCCCAAGCTGGAAAAACGAGGGAAAGCAGCAAAAATAGAGAAAGTGACACGCGGCGCAGCATTATGACCGCATATTGCCCTAGCCCCTATGCCAAGGCAATTGTGGAGTTCCGTAATTCACGGATTTTCGATGAATTTTCTGATCTGTTCGGAAATTTCAGTGACCGGCATGGCGAAGGCAAATTTCTTGACGAAGGCACCATCCGGTCCGAGCAGGATCATGCCGGCCGAGTGGTCGACCGCATAGCGATCTGTCGCCGCACCCGGCTCGCGCACTTTGGCGTAACGGATCTTGAAATTGTCGGCGGCGCGGCGAACGAGGGCCGGTGAAGCGGTCAGGCCGAGGATGCGGGGGTCGAAGAATTCGGTATAAGTTTTGAGGACTTTGCCGGTATCGCGCTCGGGATCTACGGAAATGAAGATGGGCTGGAC
The DNA window shown above is from Dechloromonas sp. HYN0024 and carries:
- a CDS encoding ABC transporter substrate-binding protein; its protein translation is MSLSLFLLLSLVFPAWAGSLAIVLSDRGGSYADYSAAFEEALIGTSWTVTAKLQADTLSPSATQADLIVTVGSEALRRVLGQADNPPIIATLLPRQSYEKIVSEFRRPGRTTAIYLDQPAARQAAFVNHLLPGQKRVGMLVSQETKSLMAHYRQAFASAGLVLDSEDSDSDSALLPALNALLGRVNALIALPDISIYQRNNIKPILITTFRYQRPVIGYSPAFVNAGALAALYSTPAQIARQTVDLIMAHGTNLSAPTGPSQFAIAINSNVAQSLGLKIPDEASLRRAMMNDREAR
- a CDS encoding SCO family protein; this encodes MIRLAAVLLALLLAGQAYAQADHSLELLSDATPGIIPRYLLQDPNGRSVTSENFRGRFQLISFGYTYCPDICPTTLVDMAEILKQLGDSAPRVQPIFISVDPERDTGKVLKTYTEFFDPRILGLTASPALVRRAADNFKIRYAKVREPGAATDRYAVDHSAGMILLGPDGAFVKKFAFAMPVTEISEQIRKFIENP